DNA sequence from the Halalkalicoccus subterraneus genome:
GGGTCCGAAGAGAGTTCGACGATGGCCTGCTTGTCCTCGTCGGTGATCTCCATGTCCTCGAACTGCTCCTCCTCGGCTTCGACCGTGTGGCCGTCCATGTAGATGTCGAACATGGTCGATTTCTCCTGGTTCGAGCCCTGCTGTTCGAGGTGCAACACGCCCGTTACCCGGACGTGGTCGCCGGCCGTGACCTCGCCGGTGACGTCGTCCTCGATGTGGACGTCCAGACTCTGGGGGGTCTCCCCGCCGCGCAGCCCCTCTGGGCTCTCCTGGATCCGGAGCTTCTGGGCGTCGATGAACTCGGACTGGTCGAAGTTGATTCGGAAGGGGCCCTGGCGCTCACAGCCCGAACACTGATGCGGTTCTTGGAAGTCCCCACCCGTTTGGGGGATCCGCGTGAGGGTGCCACAGCGCTGGCACTCGAAGGCCGCCTGCTGGATCTTCGGGCGCACGTCGGTGGCCTTGCGGACGATGCCGCGCACCTCGACGAGCGTGTTGACGTTCTTCGAGCGGATCTCCCGGATGTCGGTCGGGGCCGGGAGGTTCTGCACCCGGACGTGGGCCTGTCCGAGGCTCACGTCCACCGGGAGGTCGTAGAGACGAAGCGCCTCCTCGGCGTACGGTTGCATCTGCTCGGGCTGGTTGCGAAAGTCGTCCGCGATGTCGGGATCGAAGCGGTTCAGGTCGGTCCAGTCGAGATAGAGCGAACGCTGTTCGTTCGGGTAGTGCTGTGCCAGCGTGCCGATCTCGTCGTGGTAGTAGGTCCGGTAGAACTCCTCGAACCGGCCGACGAGCTCCTGGTTCTCCGCACTAGCCATTGCTGACTTCTGTAGCCGCCGACCGTGTATGAACCTTCGGGACCCACCTTTTGCTGTCGTCCGAAAGGCGAAGCCTTTCGGGATGACGAACGGCTCTGCCGTCTCGAACTACGCTCGTTTCGCTCGTTGGCAAACGCTGTCCGGCGGAATCTTCGATCCCGCTGACGCCAATGAGCTTCGCTCATTGAGCGGACCAAAAGCCTCGTCACCCCCTCCGGGGGTCCTCGGCTCGCTCGTTCACGCTCGTTCGCTCGCGGTGGGTCTGCTGGCGTCCTTTATACGATCGCCGTACTAGCGATCATGAACAGTGCTATCGCGCCAAAGAGTTTCATTCCGGTGAGATACATCTCCCGTCGCCGGTAATAATCTCCCGTGACGATCCCGAACGCGCTTATCAACGCGCCGATCGTGACCGCTGTTACAGTTCCGATCCACGCGACAACGGACGGATTGTCCCAATTGATTCCGCCTATCCAATACGAGACGAGGAGTCCGACCAAACAGTACCCGACCACGAGAGCGATTATCACCTCCGTCCGATTCCGTGGCTGCAACCAGCGATCCAGTTCGATCATCATGCGTTGATGTATCACCTCTTTTCTATTAACTATTCGGACAGTTCCGAACGGATCAAGGAGAGAACCGATTCGCTCCGTATTGATCCGTCTTTCCGTGCCCGATCATACGGTCGTTGACGTGGTGGCTGCCCTCCCGGTGGCTACCGTACCGTCCTGTATTTAAACCGCTTCCAATCGAACTATCGTCCACCCGGAGGACACTGATAGCATGCCACATGAATAGGCGTGATATACCGGAAAACAGGTATTTCGACCGATTTCCTTCGATCTGCGGAAGACACCGGTTTGACGAGAATCGGTGTTTTTATATAGAACCACAAACAACGATTCGAGTGACTATGAGCCAGCGAATGCAACAGGGTCAGCCCATGATCATCATGGGGGACGACGCACAGCGCGTACAGGACCAGAACGCGCAGGACTACAACATCTCTGCGGCACGAGCGGTCGCGGAATCGGTCCGCTCGACGCTCGGCCCGAAGGGGATGGACAAGATGCTCGTCGATTCGACGGGCGGGGTCACCATCACCAACGACGGCGTGACCATCCTCAAGGAGATGGACATCGACAACCCGACCGCCGAGATGATCATCGAGGTCGCGGAAACCCAGGAGGACGAGGCCGGCGACGGGACGACTACTGCCGTTGCCATCGCGGGCGAGTTGTTGAAAAACGCCGAGGACCTCCTCGAACAGGAGATCCACCCGACGGCGATCATCAAGGGCTTCCACATGGCTTCGGAGCAGGCTCGTGAGGAAGTCGACAACGTCGCCGAGCAGGTCGACCCTGGCGACGAGGAGCTCCTGAAGAAGGTCGCCGAGACCTCCATGACCGGCAAGGGCGCCGAGCTCAACAAGGAGCACCTCGCTCAGCTGATCATCGACGCAGTCAGCCAGGTCACCGTCGAGACCGACGAGGGCGACAACATCGTCGACCTCGAGTTCCTCGAGATCGAGACCCAGACCGGTCGCTCCGCGAGCGAAAGCGAGCTTTTGGAGGGCGCCATCGTCGACAAGGA
Encoded proteins:
- the thsB gene encoding thermosome subunit beta, with amino-acid sequence MSQRMQQGQPMIIMGDDAQRVQDQNAQDYNISAARAVAESVRSTLGPKGMDKMLVDSTGGVTITNDGVTILKEMDIDNPTAEMIIEVAETQEDEAGDGTTTAVAIAGELLKNAEDLLEQEIHPTAIIKGFHMASEQAREEVDNVAEQVDPGDEELLKKVAETSMTGKGAELNKEHLAQLIIDAVSQVTVETDEGDNIVDLEFLEIETQTGRSASESELLEGAIVDKDPVHDDMPTEVEDAKVLLVNEAIEVEEANADTNVSIDSPDQLQQFLDQEEAQLKQKVEQIKETGANVVFCQKGIDDLAQHYLAKEGILAVRRAKKSDLEFLKEVLDAAVVSDLDSATEAELGYGSVTRDETDEMFYVTGEDAHGVTLLLRGSTEHVVDELERGINDALEVVAQTVSDGRVLAGGGAVEVEVASRLRDYADSVSGREQLAVEA